cggcttggggttcccacgccgccccggcgacctggggaccccggccccagccccaccacggaCTCCCCTGGGACGTGGGTGGCGCAAGCACACCTTGGCCCTGTGGCCCCGCTTGAGCGGGCCCAGGCTGTCCCACCGCGCAAGGGCCCGGCGGGCCGTCGCGCTGCGGGTCCCGGTCCTCCCGGCATTTGCCCGGCTGCGGAGGCCACCGAGGAGTCTGAGGGTGGGAGAGCGCCCCTTCCGGAGGAGCCGGGGCAGCGTAGGCAAAATCCCCGCGTGCCGGGGCAGGTTGGGAGATCCCCTCTGCCGGCGCggcctggctgggctggagcaCGGGGACGGCCCTCGCTCCCTGGCTCACGAAAGCCCCCTGTGGGAGGGCCCCAGGCGCGCAGGGCACGTGGGGTGCGGGAAGCCCCGTTCCCCACGCCCCGGTGTGGGCGAAGGCGACCCACGAGGGAGCAGGGTGACACCCGCCGGGGGCCGCGTCGCACAGGCCGCCTGCGTGCGCGGGcgccctgccaccctgtcccggGTGCCTGGCCCTTCGATTCTGAAACCAGATCTGAATCCTGGACTCCGGGAGGCCCGTCTCTCTGGCCAGCTCTTCCCTGGCGGCGATGCCTGGAAAGCGATCCTTCTCAAAGGCTCGGAGGAGCAGGGCGGTCTGGGATCCGGTGACGGCGGTCCGCTTTCGCCTGCCTTCTTGCGGGCCGCGTCTCCCGGGCCAGGGCCGAGATTCCCGCCGGTGCTGCCTCAGCTGGCGTGACCTCTcattctgaaaccaaatctgGACCCTGGGCTCCGGAATGCCGATAGCCTGGGCCAGCCGTTCTCTGGTGGCGATGCCCGGGTACGGGTTCCGCTCAAAGCAGGCTCGCAGGGCCTCGCTTTGGCTCGGGGTCCAAACGAGTCTCCTTCGCCGTCCTCGTCCTCGGGCTTCCGCGGGGAGGGTGCTGTCCGAAGGTGTCGGGAGGGCCATCGCGGGGAGCCCCGGCCGGAATTTCACGGACGGACACgggcagagagaggccggcgGGCTCCCGTGCACCTCACTGTGCACTGCGGCAGGTGCAGCCAGACTGTGCACTGCGGCAGGTGCAGCCAGGAAGCCGgcccagacagccagccagcggCTCTTATAAAggcccacaggcaggcaggctccaCCCCTTCATGAAGGGCGGTGAGCCCTGGGACAGCacgccgccccccgccccccaggaaGGGCCCCAGGGCGTTGAGGCCAGGGTCGGGGTGGGGGGGTTtgaggtggggcgggggagggcgtggtgatggtggtggtggtggggccgGAGAGACGAAGcggaagggggagagggggaaggggtgaggggggcGCGTTTCGGGGGCTGGCTCTCCCGACCTCTCCACGAATCCCGCGGGAACTGGAAGCCGCTCTCTG
This region of Gorilla gorilla gorilla isolate KB3781 chromosome 2, NHGRI_mGorGor1-v2.1_pri, whole genome shotgun sequence genomic DNA includes:
- the LOC129532425 gene encoding double homeobox protein 4-like protein 4 produces the protein MALPTPSDSTLPAEARGRGRRRRLVWTPSQSEALRACFERNPYPGIATRERLAQAIGIPEPRVQIWFQNERSRQLRQHRRESRPWPGRRGPQEGRRKRTAVTGSQTALLLRAFEKDRFPGIAAREELARETGLPESRIQIWFQNRRARHPGQGGRAPAHAGGLCDAAPGGCHPAPSWVAFAHTGAWGTGLPAPHVPCAPGALPQGAFVSQGARAVPVLQPSQAAPAEGISQPAPARGDFAYAAPAPPEGALSHPQTPRWPPQPGKCREDRDPQRDGPPGPCAVGQPGPAQAGPQGQGVLAPPTSQGSPWWGWGRGPQVAGAAWEPQAGAAPPPQPAPPEASARQGQMQGIRAPSQALQEPGRSSALPSGLLLDELLASPEFLQRAQPFLETEAPGELEALEEAASLEAPLSEEEYRALLEEL